Genomic segment of Tiliqua scincoides isolate rTilSci1 chromosome 1, rTilSci1.hap2, whole genome shotgun sequence:
acacactacacttgctcccagtgtggaagggattgtcactcccggtttggccttttcagccacactagatgctgtgccagaaccacctttcagagcgcgataccagagtcttttgagactgaaggttgccaatacaatatactgaATATTACAATGAACTGTGGAAAAGTGTTGAATATGTTAAGTTGTTTAATGGCATAAATGCCAAGTGATGTAATTCTTGCAATAATTCCGTACAGTAGTAAAATACTGTACTGTGATCATCAACAAATGATCCAGAATCatccaaaaatgggttaagggcaCTCACAGTGCAACcttctgcatatctactcagaagtaaatcccactctgttcagtaggacttactcccataaCAGTTTTTTATGGAAGCCCACATAATGCTTTGAGATAACCAGCAAGTGCTGTAGTTGTAGGCCTCTGGGCTGCATTTTTCAATCCATGCCATTTTTCAGTTGATGTACAAAAAATGGCTTTTTTTGGCACAATTTTTCTAATAGTATATCatttatataattttatatataaataatagtatatatatttaaatatttaaataataatattatataaaaatatatataattttagaAACATTTTGCTGACTCTCCTGTGACTACATTTCAGACCTGTGtatgcaaaaacacacacacacacacacacacacacacaaaactagatAGCTATTTGTTCAAGAAATATAGAGTTGTATCCTAACAAACTTACAGCACTATCCTAAGGCTCCCTTGAGCCAATGCAGTTGTCCCCGTGCTGGCTCAGAGTTTCATAAATatgccataataataatacaggtatttatatactgcctttcttggttgtcagatttctcctcagactttattcaaggcaggctatcctaaatccccgtagggatttttacaattgaaagaaggttttatctttcaagagccacaacaattcagatgtttcattctgatctggcctccatcctcccacgctcagagcagatggaatagctcggctcagcttgccagctgcttcaaggtcgcacggtgctagtggcctcaaactggcgacctgtggatgttatcttcaggcaaagggaggctctaccctctagagcaggggtgctcaaactttcaactttagggatgctggacctttaacaagtgtatagaagtgagaatttcagcaggtgtaacttgtcatcccacagatgacaagctgcacctgctgaaattatctctcctacacaattttataggtccaggatccctaaaattgaaagtctgagcacccttgctctagaccagacctcctgcggCTACTCAAGAGCCAGCTGGGCCAGCATGAAGACCCATGCTGGCTTGGCAGCACCACAtcgcatccctgtgccagccagcacaggtacgattgcactgggcagcacaggctgggagagggtggtgggagcgTGTgttggaggtgaggagggggcattgttggcaggggagggtggaattgggATGATCTGGCCTGAGAGgaaggtgggatcagtggcagcagggCAGCTACATTTAAACCCCAGCTCTGTAAGAAGCTTCTTGGATTTCTGCCAGCAATATAGCTTGCatggatctgagcagccccatagggatggctggggctttatctgggttaaggggaaaaatatcccttcaACCGCCATGTGGACtcactgcaccagtgcagttAAGGATTGAGCTATCATTCCttattgcaatcctaaccacactttcctgagagtaagccccattgaacaaaataggacttgcttatgagtagaccaggttaggattgtgcccttagagagccaagttacagccctatcctatctgcactttcctgggagtaagccccattgaatcttatggggacttacttctgagtagacatgcataggattgggctctttgttggATTAACACAAGATTTAGGAAtcctaaaactgcaatcctaaacacacgtgctaaggagtaagccccagtgaacactgaacaaacatgcataggattgctaagAAACATTCCTCTGATAGAACCCAAAGAATATGGAAACAATAGTTTCTCACAGAGGCTGTTGCTTTTAAAAGCATGACATTTGGGATGCAGTAAAATGTATATTCTGTGTAGAAAAATTGTTCATTTTATTCCAAAGGGCTCTTAAAGGATTTCCTAACCCTGAAAGAAATGGAGCATGTGACCTTTTTTGACTATGGTGACATTTTATTTCAGCATGCCAGCAACTGAAAAATTGCCTTTGTTTTAGTCAAAATATTTTCATTGCTGTGAAATGTGTACTGTGTACTGAAGTGTACAAGTGTACTGAAATGTGTGGTTTCACAAATTAAGTGAGGTTTCATGCACAGAGCAAATTGGTCTGCTCAGTTATAGAGAAATACTGTGCAGCTATATGGTGGTATAAATATATTTCTTTGTTGGTTTGTGTAGATTGAACGAGGACTTATTATTTACATCTGTTTCTTCAAAGGGACCACGGAGGAAATTGTTCCAAAAATGGGTAAGTTTTTAGATGAAATAGTCTTAAAGCAGGTGATTTGAAAACAACagtgctaaaataaaatacacacagagCAGCTGTTAAACCTAGCATAAGATAAGTTGTAAGAAAATTACAGGATTTCATGTAATGAAGTTTTGTAATTAGATGCTTTGATACAATGAAAACTGCTGGGGGGAATTATACCGAGCGagtatttcattcattcagagtCCTGCTGCATGCAAGTTAAATACACTTTTTAATTAACTTGCTCTTATTAAGATGGCTGTTAATAAACTTGTTGAGGCAGAATGTATTATTAATATAGTGCCATATTTAGCCTTAGAGTTGAGGCACTATTGAAGGAAGaggattttttttaccttttctgTTTATACTTGGGGTGAAATGCAGATTCTAATCATCCATTAGTGATTGTAAGCATGAACCTGGGAAAAGAGAAGAAATTGCTATTCCAGAATAGTTAGTGTAAGTTAGTATATGTGGATCATCTTGGCTCTGTAAACTGTCTTGTGAATGTTTTTTGTTGAATGTTGGTATATAAATGTTCTAAACTATACTGGGTAATAGTCCCTTGGCAGGCCATTCCAGTGTAgtgcatagggcagtggttcccaaactgtttagcaccaggacccaatttttagaatgacaatcttttgggacccacctcaagtgatgtcattaacctggaaatgacatcatggcCAGAAATAACATCAGTTTAGGTCtgaaacctaagctgtgatcagccaaaggtcccttTACACATCGCgcttatgctgttattttgcatagctcagaattaaaacattccagttcggaagtcaaagcagaatgcagacttggatccttctccaaccagacagtcctcccccctttcaagcatcccatctttccacctattcaaggcaaagcatcatgcctctctcccaccaagagtgtgctctgcccagcagctttgtaccctgtattttcagctctgtattttcaatggtggctgaggtATGTGCTAAGCaacccaccttaaattggttcacgactcacctagtgggcccaaaaccacagtttgaaaaacactggccgaGGATATGGGCAGAAAGGcccagatttagggcccaatcctatccagcacaggaatgGCAGTTCCAAACGACCAACACACTCCCTGATCTTGTGTTGGATTCAACCCCTTACCCCgaataaagccccagcctgctcaatggggcttctcaagtaaATGCCAGTTATTACACTggcacagactcgagaagccccatgtcagactTTTGAGCTCGACAAAGGGCATAGAATTTGGTGGAGGAGGTCTCTGTCGGTCCCAACCGCCTCCTGGAGGTgttgccccccattctgccctccccctgcacactCAGCTTTTACCTGCCAGCAGCCAGGGATCGATCTGTGGTGTTGACAGAGTGGTGTAGGCCTCCCCATCACTggagctgcagcaccagcagtagGGCAGCCTCGGATGGGGCTGCCCAATTCCTTCATAGCTATGAAACTTGCTGGAGATCTTAAGAATTTACTCAGCATAATTTACAAGATAATTTACTGCAAGGCTGCAATAAAGTAAGAATAGAATAAaggagtagttctcaaactggggtgtcgcgacgcctcaccctgagggccctggactctgcccccttaaggggctggggaaggcagcgacacaatccccaggatcactaaggggggggcgcaggggctggcatgtacttaccagtctctgcagcagccttctgggggtgcggggagccctgcgtgaccctccacagggctcctcgagctttagaaattgaaagtggtTTAAGGTTTAGAAAACCTTTGTTTTCTGaagattggggagccctgcggagagtCGCATAGGGCTCCCctcactcccaggaggctgctgtagggactggtaagAACATGGCAGCCCTTGTACCCCCTTtggcaacacgatcctggggatcgcgtcgctgccttacctgctctccTGTACACATTTACAGTGGTTCTGGGAGATTGAGAACCTCTGGAATAAAGTGCAATAAAGTAAGAATACAGTACATTGGCCCTGAGCCCTCAAATGCTGAAAATTAaattgtgtttttcctttctgtCACTGGCACTTTTCAGATGAATTGTTGGGTTTACCATAAAGGGGCTTCATATGTGATAGCAGGCCAATTAAGAGAGCACATTTCAGGCTTGCATGTCACCCCTCTTCTTTGTGTTAGGCACATTCACTATACATAAGTGAATCTTCAGTTAGGGTTCACTTAGTAGTTGGTTATGTTGAATCTGCTGTTCTAGTTGTTAGTTTTATCTACTGTGTTTGTTACTCAATAGAATACCAAGTGATAAACCCAGCACAGCTTAGAAGGATTAGAGTTGCACATGTATTTCAAAAAAAACATTATATCAGGTAGCCAGTAGAGGGAGCTGATAGACAGGTAAATTTATTTCTCTTGGGCTGATGTGGAAGAGGCTGGGCATTTAAATTTCCAAATAATTGAAACAATTTATAGCTCTACAATTCATTGTGTGAGATGTCTTGACTTCTGTCATCATGGGTAGAATTTAACATGCCTCTTTGTTGAGGTCCAACAATTTAAAGACCTGCTAATACTAATCTCTTTATGTTTGCAGTAAATACACTCCTGAATGTGAAGTTAAGTGAGACTGAAGGTGGCAAATACGTTTCCATTCTGGATTTGCCAGGCAGTATATTAATAATACCTCAGGCCACCCTGGGTGGTAAATTGAAGGGAAGAAACATGCAATATCATGCCAACATTGAAAAGGAAAGAGGGAATGTCCTGTATTCCCTGTTGGTGACTCTGTGTGAAAGAGAATTGATGGCCAATGCCAAATGTTCCGAGGCGGGTGTTGTTCTGAAGCATGGCACATATGGAAACCGGCAGGTCTTGAAAGTGGACACAAATGGACCTTTCACTCATATGATTGAGTTTTGAAAAAGGAGCTGTTTTCTCTGGAACATGCTGGCCAGTCAAAATTGCACTGTTGTGCCAGCAGGTAACGAGATCCTTAAATTGCTCAGAATGTTTGGAAGCAAAGAACTTCAGTAAAATGATACCCAGCTGAATACACTGAATTATTCAGTTGGTCTCAAATGTCTCCTGCCTTTCTGTATATCTTGGGGTAAATctgtggttgccaacctttgATAAAAATAGGCTTATGAGCAGAATTCTGTTTTTGTCCACAAGTCTGTTCGGCCAAGCCCCTAATTTGgacccctttccttcctgccctgATGCTCACTTGTTATAGCATCCTGACTCCATATTACACATACATAGTTAGGAATCAATATCTTCTTAAAAACAACCCCACCCTAAAAGATAAGAGTTGATCTTCTCTTAACCAGTAACCCTAAAATGGAAAACCAGAATCACATATAACTGATTTATTGTGACAAAAAGAAGTTGGAAATGAAATCCGTACAAAGTTGACTATTCTTTTCACCGCTCTGAGTGGCATACACTTAACCGCCAGTAATCATCATATGCAGTAGGCATTTCTCCATCAATCTGCCATGACGTATAGCCCCATTCTATCTTAAATTCCCATGTAACAATGCAGTGGCGCTAGCACAGCTTCCACTACATCCCAttggggattttcagctgctggaggtctcccttgGGCTACGAGGACATtagtccccttgccccggggtaaaccccagcagctgctgtagggcaactcagatctgtgccagctcaatcactggcacaagtccatattgttctgtgaaggtggatcagaactgggaaggggcttgggatttggcacaCAGGGCCACTGatcccgcccccttcctgggcctgagccACCTTCCTCATTGCCCACATCACTGCccattccaaccccccccccacattctgtCCTTCCCTGCTCTGTTCAACTTCTCTTCGCCTCCAATCCCCTGCATAGGGTTACCTGCTCCAACCTTGCTGGTGTGGGCCTTGCTGGTCATTTTGTCTTGCTGGTGTATGGGAAGCCTCTGTGCTCATCTAAGGATGCTGCtttatgacagccataaagcagcctctgctggtgcaaCATTAGGTGGAGAGGGCAAAAGAAACTGCATTGGGGCAAAAGAAACTGGATATTTAGCATAACAAAGATCAAGGGATGAGAAGCATTCACAGACTCATAACTTCCTGCCACACCTTGCCATATCTCTtcaaaattcattcttttttgaGTCAGTGGAAGAGCAGGTCTTGAAACTTATCCAAATACAGAAGAGTCCAACAGTCATTGAGATTAGATGCAAGAGAAAGAAGGGATGGAGATTCTCTTAGATGGCCAGAAGAACAGGACTAAGAGACCACTGTGTCCCCTGatgcagtccagctgccttcctGATTCTCAAGTGTAAGTCATCAGGTTAAGGAGATGAGCATTACACATCCAGCAGCACTGTTGGCTTTGGAAATAAAATACTGTCCATCAGGCCAACAAGCATTTTCATAAATTAACTGTACTGAATCTTCCCATTTGTGTTTTGTTCTTCATATGTTGTGGAAGGCTTCTGTCTGGGTTGGAATTGAGAAATGAGGTATTCAAAGGGACTCTTCATTACAGAAAACGAGTGCCTGCACACCCTCTCTGTTATGTAGTActtttaatttcaattttatAGACCCATAGGTTGTTTGAGTATGGGCTCCCAACTCTAGTTTTCCATTTTCTATTCTGATAGTTACACAATGGCcatggttcccagactttttcgactggtagctcccttgacctactgggccattggccacagctccccagttggggcccaatcctatccaactttccagctccagtgtagccacaatgcagccccatggtaagggaacacatgttccaaaCCTTTAAAAGGCTCCAGTGACTACCCCTCCCAGACAGGATATAGCCTATATCCCAGTGGCACCATTTCACCAgcattggatgggattgggcccttgggctacaatcctatacaggtatagagtggcaggtttttcatgtgGATTTCACGGCTCCCCTAGTTGGTTTCCATGGTACCCCAGGGAAccacagctcagtttgggaaccactgcaaaatggcCTTGCCTACCCCCTAGACCACAGAattctcttgaaaatatgaaaaatcaTGTAAATTACATTATCTAAGAAAGACTTCAATCGCATatatgcttatctgggagtaagtcccattgaattaagtgagtaaacatgcctaggattccaCTGAAATAGCATGTATATAACTTTTACTATTTGACAGCTCTGAATTTCACTGTTGTATTTTATACACATTTTTTAATAGTCTTTGGATATCTGTCATAGTGAATCCTCTTATATCATCACATACTAAAACTGTGAATGTAAGGAACTTAAGGCTATTGAGATTGCAACATATTTTGGATTACTGATGAAGAGGAAAGGGTACTGAGGAGACCTTAATAATTGGGAAGGTGGCCTCATCTGCACCGTACTTAACACTTGTTTATTGCTATGTGAgaataatgcatttttaaaacagtAGACATGCCATGTTTCAAGGCAGAGGGAGATAAATGTATTTAAAGTCACCATAATTGTCTCTCCTTATTCAAACTTGTTCAAACTAGATAGAAGTTCTTTTTAACTagattattatattatattgggtaatatttataattttataaattataatataatttatatatattatatagggTAATTTCACACTTCATTTTCAAATTGCAGTTTATAATTATTGTACAGTGGTTTAGAACTAATACGGGAGGTATAATACCTACTTAGAAACAGTTTTGCAGATATGTAAATCACTGTTGTCTAGTGCAGTTATATTGCTGACTTTCTACAAACACAAAAGAGAGAATATTTGCTCTAGGGAAATAAGTCAATTTGTCAGAACTGGCTCCTGTTTTCCAAACTAGTTTGCAAGGAGCCAGTGTTACATTTGTGCCAAACACTGTACATTGATGACTGTGTATAACAATTAttacaatttttttctctctctaatgCTTTAAGGGCCTTCTTTTCCAAGTAATATTAAAACCAGCTTTACTTGGTAGAGGGAATTTAATTATTAGAGAGTAATAAAAACAGATGTGAGGAATTTCTAATAGTAGTGACTTACTACTATGAGTAATTAACCTACCCAAGTGCCATGTTCATGGATGACATTATATAAATGAGAAATACTTTAGATTTACTATCAGAGAGAGAGTGAGAACTATGGACTATGTCAACCTTTTGTGCCAAGGTACAAGCCATAACAAGATACCAGTTTTATTGCATTAGTCAATAAAAATGTCTAtaatacttaggctgcaatcctatctactgtttcctgggagtaaaccacattgactatatgggacttacttctgaatagacaggcataggcttgggtcTGAGTACAATAATTCTTCAAATACATATACCGTACCATGGCTGTAGAGATCAACACCATTCATAGGTAAATAGTGAAAATTAGCAAACCAGTAAAAAACTACAATTGTTAGAAAAGTATAATGCAGTCAGTAAAAATTGAACAAATTAATAAAAACATTTCCAAATTATTTGGCATCATCCACCTCCACATCATCCACATCCACCCCACCAGCATGTGGGCCCCagactctgcctccttaaggggcggggggggggaaggcatcaatgcaatccccaggatccatTGCTAAGGGGGCACAAGGTCATCTAACCCAACCCCGTCGGTAGCAGGTAATCGTGCAGGTGCCTGCTAaacctctgcctgaagatctATAGTGAactacctcccttggcaatctgttccactgccaaaccttaCTGTCAAGAGTTTCTTTCTAATATCGAAATTAAGATAAAGGTGGTGCCTTTGTATCCACAGAGGATCTGTCTCTGGACCCCCTGAGGATaacaaaaaccatggataatcaaatctgtagTTTTTGGCCCACCTAAGCTCTGAATACGACTGGAGCCTTTCTGAACCCTGAAGCTCAGAATGCCATCTGGAGCCTTTTTAAGGCGACTTCTGGTTTCGCCAAATACCAGAAGCCTTggggaggcagcacacagcctctccgaggctcagaaaacctctcaGACGTAACCAGAACAAGGTTCCGGTCACGTCTGGAAGGTCTGCAGAGGGGCGATCCAGGGGTTCAGCTTCTGTGATAAGGCAAATTGGCTGatgccaaacctgtggataaagattaaaataaaaaactaatGCATAATTGCtgatgtgttttcttttttgaattAGTACATACCAAGTTCTCCACTTATGCATTTTATGGTGATAAATTGCTCCACATTAGAGGCAGTGTTCTCTGATTAGATCATTGTGTGTAATAGCTACAAAGTGAATGAAATCAAAGATTCAGATTGGTTCACATTTTTTTGATTGCAGCAGGTAAATAAATGGGAAAAAATCATCATTACATTGATGGTAGAGCTGAGTTTGGCTCCAGGATCCTAGTCAGAGCCAGGTGCTGCGGTCTTTCCCAGCACATTTAGAGAAATAGGCTAGTTCACATCTATTCCTGTCATCTTCAGGAAAGGTCTGGCCCTAATTCTGCCCACAAGCAGTGCATTTCTCTTAATGTGCTGGCTGCTGTCCCGTTAAGGGCAGCGATTTTCATCACTTCTTTTTGGAGAAGCCGGAATTAGAACTCACATATCAAAAAGCAGGAAGAGGCTATGCAGATTCTTCAAACTTAAACATGCTGACATAACAGCAGAGCTTCCAGTTATTGGTTGTCAGAAATGTTCTCTTCACCAACCCTGCAGCAGAAAATTAAGCAGTGACATATATACACAGCTCCTTAAAGCTGGCAGTATCTATAgaagatggcctcttctttgaaaacaatgatacaatggaggacagagtgcttataccttcaATCATTGTGTAGGAAGGAATTTTGACAAGTGCAGCTCAATAAGGGCTttaaaagctgtacctgccaaaagtcctcttctatacaatggttaaaggtataggcactctgccctccattgtatctggtcaccctgaggggAGGGCTGATAGAAGAATGCAACTAGAAGAAATTCAACTGGGATGAGCTACAGTTGAAAATTGCATTGGCTGGAAGTTTCCACactttttcttcctgtttctgtAATGGACTTCAGAGGGAGGGATAGAAATCACGGAGTGGCAAGGAGTCCACTCTTAGCATTATCTAAGCATTATCTATAAAAGAAAATTCAGCAAGAACAATGCATGAAAACAACCATTATACTTTCCAAAAGGCCCAGAGAAATGCAATAATATGTAGTAAGGCACAtgtacttctaagtaaacctCATTTATTCCATTGGAATTActgtacttccaagtaaatgtattTACAATCGTAATGTAAGTGAttttgagtgtgtgtgggggtggtggtggtgtgaagTTCTGCTTGTTCCTGCTTGTTAGCATTTTACTTATTATTATATTAAGGAAAGGAATAAATATATGGAGACATATAAAAAAGTATAAAATAGCATTCCAACCAATAATTACATGCAGCATTTGtacaggtttccccccccccttttgggtgtgcaaagtgcttcaaatGTATACATTATCTTGACGTAATCCTGACAACATCCCAGTGAGGTAAATAagattatctccatattgcagttggggaggagaaagagttaagaacataagaatagccccactggatcaggccataggcccacccagcttcctgtaactcacagcggcccaccaaatgccccagttgtGTGCTTAGGGCcatatacagcacaatcctatgatgtctattcagatgtagtTTCTTGATGTTCACCAAAAGTGAGTAGCCACTCCCTGTTCTTAGTCCAGCAGTTGCAAAAGGAAGCAGTGGTGACTGAGGCAACACATTGCACAGCAAAAGACACGAAAGCCCAGAATgcaggagacagagatgcagtTGCTGAGTTCCACTATGACCAGtagcacttactcccaagtaattgtGCATAGGTCTAATAGCTTCACAGCCTAATGGACAGAAGAATAACTGATTCCTTAAACTACTGGCACCCTGGTTCTCTGCAGGCAAGGGCTCAAACTGCTTGGCAACCCAAGGAGCATCAGCTTGCAAACAATCCACTTTTGCCAGCAGCAGGAACTGTCATTTCAATCCCAAGTCAGGTGCATAGCCTAGCTATGGAACCCAAGGGACAACATGTTAAATGTGCAGGAGAGCAAGCAGTTGTCGCACTCTAATAACTCTAGTCAGAGTGTTTGAACCTTTCTGCTGGTGTAATGTTACTGTCACTGGGGATGGAACTGAATtagccaactaagggcccaatcctatccaattttctagcaccagtgcagctgcaatgcagccccaatgtaagggaacaaatgttcccataccttaaggaggcctctgtgattgctgtcccaccacaagatacagtgcatgccccattggcacagctgcacgggcactggaaaattggataggattgggccctaaaataggATTCTGACTAAGCCCCCCTACGAATaactaagtgcacaatcctaaccccttatgtcagtgctttccagcactggcttagcagtgccaatgggacatgtgctgcatcctgcagttgggtgtcacccagcaccggtgctggaaaattggataggattgggcctttagttggcTAATTCAGTTCCAtccccttgttgttggcaaccttcagtctcgagagactatggtattcgcgctctgaaaggtggttctggaacatcgtctagtgtggctgaaaaggccaattcgggagtgacaatcccttccacaacgggagcaagtgcagtctgtccctggtctgtctc
This window contains:
- the DTD2 gene encoding D-aminoacyl-tRNA deacylase 2; the protein is MAGSGSAASPLARALLQQCLSARLQVKPPEPGSEARWVQIERGLIIYICFFKGTTEEIVPKMVNTLLNVKLSETEGGKYVSILDLPGSILIIPQATLGGKLKGRNMQYHANIEKERGNVLYSLLVTLCERELMANAKCSEAGVVLKHGTYGNRQVLKVDTNGPFTHMIEF